Proteins encoded together in one Rana temporaria chromosome 6, aRanTem1.1, whole genome shotgun sequence window:
- the LOC120943343 gene encoding deoxyribonuclease-1-like produces the protein MIRIIIGLTLALSSVSALKIGAFNIQAFGDSKMSNPEVTSIIMKILPRYDIVLIQEVRDTDLSAVETMMSELNSHCKKPQYSYVVSDSLGRDAYKERYLFVYRNDKVTAENSYHYHDHNLYTGEDTFSREPFVVHFNCPNTAIQDFVLVPLHSAPKDAVREIDALYDVYRDVLDKWQTDNIIFLGDFNAGCNYVKESDWDSIRLYTCEDFLWLIPHDMDTTAGKTHCAYDRIVVSGAELQNAIVEDSAQIFNFHKQYKLTLEQALAVSDHYPVELELMLA, from the exons ATGATTCGTATAATTATTGGACTAACGCTTGCCCTGAGTTCTGTTTCGGCTTTGAAGATCGGAGCATTTAACATCCAGGCTTTTGGGGACTCTAAGATGTCAAATCCTGAAGTGACATCAATCATTATGAAG ATATTGCCTCGCTATGATATTGTGCTGATACAGGAGGTCAGGGACACTGATCTCAGTGCTGTTGAAACAATGATGAGTGAATTGAACAG CCATTGTAAAAAACCTCAGTATTCCTATGTGGTCAGTGATTCTTTGGGACGGGATGCTTACAAGGAACGCTACCTGTTTGTCTATAG GAATGACAAGGTCACTGCAGAGAACTCCTACCATTACCACGATCATAACCTCTACACTGGAGAAGACACATTCAGTAGGGAACCATTTGTGGTCCACTTCAATTGCCCAAATACAG CAATTCAAGATTTTGTGCTGGTTCCTCTACATTCTGCACCTAAGGATGCTGTTCGTGAGATAGATGCCTTGTATGATGTTTACCGTGATGTGTTGGATAAATGGCAAACTGAT AATATTATTTTCCTGGGAGACTTCAATGCTGGCTGCAACTACGTCAAAGAATCTGACTGGGACAGCATACGTCTGTACACCTGTGAGGACTTTCTTTGGCTTATTCCTCATGATATGGACACCACTGCCGGGAAAACGCATTGTGCATATGACAG AATAGTTGTCAGCGGTGCAGAGCTGCAGAATGCCATAGTAGAAGACTCAGCTCAAATTTTCAACTTTCATAAACAGTACAAGCTGACATTAGAACAG GCTTtagctgtgagtgaccactaccCTGTGGAGCTGGAACTAATGCTAGCTTAA